The genomic interval GTACTCCCGCTTGTCGCCGGTGAGCGGCCGCTTCCGCCAATCGGTGAACTTGTGGTCGGCGCCCAGGTCGGCGTCGGTCAGGGCGTCGGTGAGCTTGCGCAGCGAGCAGGGGTAGTCCAGGCCGGCGAAGCCCGCGGCGATCTGCGTGTCGTAGATGGCCGCCGGCGGCCGGCCCGTCAGGCGCTCAACCGGCTCGAGGTCCTGGAGCCCGGCGTGCACGAGCGTCTCCACCGCCGGGTCGGCGATCAGCTCCCAGAGCGGCAGCAGGTCGACGCCGGCAAGCGGGTCGATCAGCGTCGCGGTCTGGATCGTCGCCACCTGCAGCAGGCAGAAGATCGGGAAGAAGTTCTGCTCGCCGATGAACTCGGTGTCGAAGGCGAAGGCGCCGGCCTCGCGCAGCGTCGCGACGAGGTCCAACAGCTCGCCGTCGGTGGTCACAAGCCCCGGCACGTTGGTGGCCACCAGCGGGTGGTCCAGCGGCTCGGGCGGCGGTGCCAGGTCCAGCTTCGCGATCCGGGCCTCCTCGCGGCGGCGGTGCGGCGGGACGTAACGCGGCCAGGAGGCGCCGGGGCCCTCGCCGCCGCCGTCGCCGGTGCGGCTGGCGCGGGACGACCGCTTCCGGGGGTGCGGGGCGTCGGTCTCGTGCGGGGCGTTTTCGGAGGAGGAACGGGTCATGGGCGTCGGCGCCGGGCGGAGCCGACCGCGGGGTATCGGTCCAAAGTAGGAGCGGGGAGCGCGAAGTGGCCCGCGACCCGCCCGCCGGGGCTCCCGCCCCCGCCGGAGCTCTACGATGGGCGATGCCCAACGCCCCCGCCGCCGACGCTCCCCAAGACCGCGCTCAAGCTGGCACCCCCGGGCCGGCCGCGGCGGGGAAGCGCCTGCGGATCGGCCACTCGCCCGACCCCGACGACGCCTTCATGTGGTGGCCGCTGGCGGACTTCACCTCGCCCGACGGCACCGCCCACACGCCGCGGATCGACACCGGCGGGTACCGCTTCGAGCACGTGCTCGAGGACATCGAGTCGCTCAACGTCCGGGCGCACGCGGCCGAGCTGGAGATCACGGCGGTCTCGATCGCCTCGATGCCGGCCCTCGCGAAGCACTACGCGCTCACCGCCTGCGGCTCGAGCATGGGCGACGGGTACGGGCCGATGATCGTGGCCAAGCCCGGCCGCTTCCCCTCCTTCGAGTCGCTACGCGGGGCGACGCTGGCGATCCCCGGCGTGGGCACGACCGCGTGGCTCAGCTGCCGGCTCGCTCTCAAGGAAGCGGGCCTCACCACCGACGACGTCGACTGGTCGGTGCTGCCCTTCGACGAGGTGATGGAGGCGGTGGTCGGTGGCCGCTTCGACGCCGGGCTCATCATCCACGAGGGCCAGATCACCTACGAGCGCGACGGGCTGGAGCTGGTGCGCGACCTGGGCGTCTGGTTCCAGGAGACGCGGGGGCTGCCGCTGCCCTTGGGCGGCAACGCGATCCGGCGCGACCTGGTGGACGCGGGGGAAGGCTCGGCGATCGCCGCGGTGCTCCGCCGGTCGATCGACTTCGCGCTGCGGAACCGGGAGGAGGCCGTCGCCTTCGCCCGGCAGTGGGGGCGGGGGCTCTCGCCCGAG from Phycisphaera mikurensis NBRC 102666 carries:
- a CDS encoding ribonuclease D produces the protein MTRSSSENAPHETDAPHPRKRSSRASRTGDGGGEGPGASWPRYVPPHRRREEARIAKLDLAPPPEPLDHPLVATNVPGLVTTDGELLDLVATLREAGAFAFDTEFIGEQNFFPIFCLLQVATIQTATLIDPLAGVDLLPLWELIADPAVETLVHAGLQDLEPVERLTGRPPAAIYDTQIAAGFAGLDYPCSLRKLTDALTDADLGADHKFTDWRKRPLTGDKREYAANDVRYLALLRERIDEEVAKRGHTAKVPEENRRLCAPGAFVSDPLSGRLKAQGTRGMSRRTRAVLDALLHWRQAEAIRNDVPVRMFLADQVLVDLALHPPADAAALRGFKGVPRPVKEHYAAEIPAVCKDAADGPLPPRARRNPPPSEEDKARLDAIWPRVRAFAEDAGISPSLLLNKKELTALVYADAAGQPLPPSRLRRGWRSAFLQPILGDLVTPEA
- a CDS encoding menaquinone biosynthesis family protein — encoded protein: MPNAPAADAPQDRAQAGTPGPAAAGKRLRIGHSPDPDDAFMWWPLADFTSPDGTAHTPRIDTGGYRFEHVLEDIESLNVRAHAAELEITAVSIASMPALAKHYALTACGSSMGDGYGPMIVAKPGRFPSFESLRGATLAIPGVGTTAWLSCRLALKEAGLTTDDVDWSVLPFDEVMEAVVGGRFDAGLIIHEGQITYERDGLELVRDLGVWFQETRGLPLPLGGNAIRRDLVDAGEGSAIAAVLRRSIDFALRNREEAVAFARQWGRGLSPELTDRFVGMYVNDWTLDYGERGREAVRRLLGDAAEAQLVPACDLQFVEG